The genomic region ACGGAGCCGAACAGCGCCACGCGCCGCGCTCCGAGCGCGCGGATCTGGACGCGGGCGCCGTGGAGACGTTCGATGACTTGGTCCTTGGTCAGCGGCTGCTCATCCATGCGCGCAATCTAGCGTCGGGTGTGCGAAGGTGGAAAGCTGTTGCATCGTCTGCCGCCGCCGCCCCTCGACGGACGCGGCTGTTGTCCGGGGCTGCGTTGCGGCATTATCATCTACCGTTGCCGCGGCGAAGCGGCATCATCATCCCACGGCCCGCGTGTCCTGACGGACGCTCGGGCCTGCGCGTCGCGCGGCTTTCCATCTCCCGTTACCCGTACTTCCGTCCATGAACGCCGTGGAACCCGCTTCCGCACTGAGCGAGACGGTGCGCGCCGCCGCCGCGGGGAAGATGCCCGTGTGGGCGGTGGCGAAGCCCAAGCGCCGCGAGCACGTGGCGCGCGTGGCGGCGCTGATGCGCGAGTGGGCGGAGGCGCTGGGCCTGGGTGCGGACGACGTCGCTCGGTGGGCGGCAGCCGGGACGCTGCACGACGCGCTTCGCGACGCCGATCCGGACGAGCTGCGCCGCGAGGTTCCGCCCGAGCTCCGCGGCCTGCACGACGCGCTGCTCCACGGTCCCGCCGCCGCCGAGCGCCTGAAGGACGAGGCCGACGAGGAGATGCTGGACGCGATCCGCTACCACACGCTCGGCTACGCGGGCTTCGGGCGGCTGGGGCGAGCGCTGTACCTGGCGGACTTCATGGAGCCCGGCCGCCGCTTCGACCCGGAGTGGACGGCGTCGCTGCGCGCGCACATGCCGCGTGAGATGGACGCCGTGCTGCGCGAGGTGGTCGAGGCGCGCGTGGCGCACGTGGACGGCGAGACCGGCAGCGTGCACCCGCTCACGCTGGCCTTCCGCGACGCAGTGACGGAGGGCGCTCCGTGAGCCGCTGGCAGACGGCGGGCTTCGCGGTGACGCTGCTGGCGGTGGGTGCGCTGCTGGTTTCCGGGCTGATGGGCATCGGGGGGAAGCCGGCGCCCGCGGTGGTGGCGCGGACCGCGGGCGTGGTCGCGGAGCCGCCGGCGCAGCGGGTGCGCGTGGAGGTGCTGAACGCGTCCGGGCGCCTGGGGCTGGCGCGCGAGGCCACGCGCTACCTCCGCGACCGCGGCTTCGACGTGGTGTCGTTCGGCACGGCGCGCGGCGGCGTTGCGGCGACGCGCGTCATCGACCGCATCGGCAAGCCGGCATCGGCGCAGGAGGTGGCGGACGCGCTGGGCCTCCGCACCCCCGTCACCACCGAGCGCGACACCACGCTCTTCGTGGACGCCACCGTCGTCCTCGGCAAGGACTGGCACCCCGCCGGAGACCCCGCCACCACGGACTCGGTAAAGCCTCAATAGCGTCCGCCTGCCAAACCGCGATGTCGTTGTAGGGGTGCGATTTATCGCATCCGAAACCTCTCTCCGGCAACGATTCCACCGCGTTCGACGGCGGGCGAATTCGCTCCGCGGAGTCGATGACCACAGAAGAAGGGCCGGGCTCCGCGTGGGGGCCCGGCCCTTCTTCGTCCGCGTCGGCATTTGCCTGGACAATTCCGTTGATGCACGTCGACGGATGACGTCAGG from Longimicrobiaceae bacterium harbors:
- a CDS encoding LytR C-terminal domain-containing protein, which encodes MSRWQTAGFAVTLLAVGALLVSGLMGIGGKPAPAVVARTAGVVAEPPAQRVRVEVLNASGRLGLAREATRYLRDRGFDVVSFGTARGGVAATRVIDRIGKPASAQEVADALGLRTPVTTERDTTLFVDATVVLGKDWHPAGDPATTDSVKPQ
- a CDS encoding HD domain-containing protein, whose product is MNAVEPASALSETVRAAAAGKMPVWAVAKPKRREHVARVAALMREWAEALGLGADDVARWAAAGTLHDALRDADPDELRREVPPELRGLHDALLHGPAAAERLKDEADEEMLDAIRYHTLGYAGFGRLGRALYLADFMEPGRRFDPEWTASLRAHMPREMDAVLREVVEARVAHVDGETGSVHPLTLAFRDAVTEGAP